From Cyprinus carpio isolate SPL01 chromosome A7, ASM1834038v1, whole genome shotgun sequence, a single genomic window includes:
- the LOC109059526 gene encoding histone H2A, producing the protein MSGRGKTGGKARAKAKTRSSRAGLQFPVGRVSTGLLRKGNYAERVGAGAPVYLAAVLEYLTAEILELAGNAARDNKKTRIIPRHLQLAVRNDEELNKLLGRVTIAQGGVLPNIQAVLLPKKTEKPAKAK; encoded by the coding sequence ATGAGTGGAAGAGGCAAAACCGGTGGCAAAGCGAGAGCGAAGGCCAAGACTCGCTCCTCCAGAGCAGGGCTGCAGTTCCCCGTCGGTCGTGTTTCAACAGGACTTCTCCGCAAAGGGAACTACGCAGAGCGCGTCGGTGCCGGAGCTCCCGTCTATCTGGCGGCTGTGCTCGAGTATCTGACCGCTGAGATCCTGGAGTTGGCTGGAAACGCCGCAAGAGACAACAAGAAGACCCGCATCATTCCCCGTCACCTGCAGCTGGCGGTGCGCAACGATGAGGAGCTCAACAAACTCCTGGGGCGAGTGACCATCGCTCAGGGCGGCGTGCTGCCCAACATCCAGGCCGTGCTGCTGCCCAAGAAAACCGAGAAACCCGCCAAAGCCAAATAA